CGCGTAGCCGGCGATGTCGATACCGATAGCGCGAAAATATTCCGTGCGCGCTTCCTCGAGATGCTTTAGATACGAGGCGTAATAGACGACGCCGCCGGCGTCAGTGTCATGGTAATATATCTTTTTTTCCAGGTGAATATCATTCATGATCGCGCCTTTATCAATATTGAAGCATCTCTTTAAACGCGTCGGCGGAGACCGAAACGTCGCCGCTGAACGGATAATCGAATACCAGTATAAGGAATAAGATAAGCGAGATAGATACCGACAATAACGCGATCATGAGCACCTGGCTCCTCAGGTTCTCCGCTCCGAAGAACAGGGCGAATAGCATGATCGATACGCCGCCGGTTATAAGGACGAACCATAGCACGGGATGAAGGCCGGATTTTGCGTCGAAGAGCCGCATACGCCTCAATTCTCCGACTTCGTCCAAATGGCGCACGGACTCCTCGAAAAATATCCTTTCGGATATCGTCGCAGGTTCATAACTTCCGTAAAAATCCCACATCTTATTCAGGACGCCGCTCACGCGCGCGCTTGCCCGCCCCTTTGCCATCGCGGCCCATT
This sequence is a window from Candidatus Omnitrophota bacterium. Protein-coding genes within it:
- a CDS encoding DUF4239 domain-containing protein is translated as MPSLLLGVIIISASIILSVSALLAVRRRVPHHRMKPHNDIAGPMFETMGVAYAVLLAFIVVVVWQNFDKARANVEREANCVTDMVRDSQSFSQGSRQHIQGLIRQYAELVSGEEWAAMAKGRASARVSGVLNKMWDFYGSYEPATISERIFFEESVRHLDEVGELRRMRLFDAKSGLHPVLWFVLITGGVSIMLFALFFGAENLRSQVLMIALLSVSISLILFLILVFDYPFSGDVSVSADAFKEMLQY